DNA sequence from the Deltaproteobacteria bacterium genome:
TATCAGCGGGGGACACCTGCCCGCCGGTCACTTCAGAAAAGTGGCCATCGGCCCCTGCTCGAGCCATCCGTGTTCACAAAGATACCCAGGTGTGGCCGATCAAACCGAGACCTTTGAAGGAAGACGGGTTGCTGGAGAAGATCCCCATGTCCTTTCAATGTATGGTGCCTCTACCGTTTGGTATCCTAAGCGGGGTGGTTGACATTTTCGTCTGAAAGGGAGCCGTGCCTCCGGTGCCGGAGCTTTTTCCCTTGACCCGGAAAGACCTCTTTTCTATAGTCCACCGGTTGTTTCTGGATCATGATGCCATCTGGTTTACTCGACGGAGGGTAGGTAAAAGACGCACGTCCACGGCTAAGAATCGAGTTGAAACAGTGGACTCCGCCTTGTTCCCGGTTCATGAAGGATGAGGGTTTTGTGAAACCAGCTACACGTTCATGGCGATGGTTTGTTTTTGGTATCGCCTCGTCTAATTTTTTCCTCTCACAGTTCTACAGGGCCTCCAATGCCGTCATCGCACCCCAGCTCATCAGGGACCTTTCCCTTTCGACCGAAGAACTGGGATTGCTTTCCGCCGCCTTTTTTTACGCCTTTGCCTTGACCCAGATTCCAATCAGCATGACCCTGGACAGGATCGGTCCAAGGCGGCTCATGACAGGCCTTTCTCTACTGGGGATTGCAGGGGCCTTGATCTTCTCCCTCGCTGATTCCATGGCCTGGGGTCTTATCGGCCGGCTTCTTCTCGGAGTGGGCATGGCCTGTAACCTCATGGGGACCTTCAAGCTTCTTACTACGTGGTTTGGTCCCGAGCGTTTCGCCACCCTATCGGGAATCGTTTTTTCCATCGGGACGGCGGGCAATATGTCCGCCACAACGCCGCTGGTCCTGATGGTCGATCGGCTCGGGTGGCGCGGCGGTTTCCAACTGATCGCCGCTGTCAATCTCCTGATCGTCCTGGTGTTTTTCCTCCTGGTGCGGGACAGGCCCGAAGAAGAGATCTCCTCTGATGCCCCTGTGCCGGAAGGAAAGCCCTCACCAAGGGGAATATGGGGGGATCTCCCCCGCCTTTTCCGGAGACGGGATTACTGGATTATCTCTTTCGGGACATTCGTGAGTTACGGTGTTTTTTCCGCATTCCAGAACCTTTGGGCGGGCCCGTTTCTCATGGACGTATTGAAATTCTCTCCGGTAAAGTCCGGAAATGCGATTTTTCTCCTGAACCTCGGCATGCTCCTGGGAGGACCGCTCATGGGGGCCGCCTCGGACAGGGTTTTTCACGGCAGGAAATGGGTGGTGATCCTGGGCCATGTATTCCTTTCATTCACCGTATTGAGCCTTGCGGGATTGCCGGTTGAATCCGGATTCGTACTGGTTGCCGGCCTCTTCTTGGGGTTCGGCCTGTTCCGGGCCTCAGGTCTTTTGATGTATCCGCATATAAAGGACCTGATGCCGATTGAAATGGCCGGAACGGCCATGACCGGGATCAACTTCTTTACCATGATCGGTTCGGCCGCCTTCCTCCATGGCCTTGGAAGCCTCATGCAGGCCCTCTACCCCGGGGCTTCAAGGGGGCACGATGCCTTCCAGGCGGCGTTCATCCTGTGTGGTGTTTGCCTTTTGGGCGTTGTAGTACTTTACTGTTTTACCCGGGAAAGTGGAAAAACAGGCGCTCAATCCTCCATGTTCAAGGCCGCGCGGGAGTGATTGAAACCCTGCCGTGGAGCCCCGCTCCTGTTCCGGCAGGATATGATTTGCCCTTTTCTTGCCCCTGAACCGGATCTTCAGGGCCGATTGCCGGACGAAAAGGACTTTGGAGTAGGGAAAAATGGATATTGTGACGGATCCTGACATCCTTTCAGCATACAACCAAGACGCACTTGGACTTCAGGGGAACTTCGAGGGTGTGTTTCGTCCATCGAGGGAAGAGGAAATAATCGAATTCCTGGGCCAGTGTGCAGCCGAGGGAAAATGTGTGACGGCCCAGGGCCTGCGTTCTTCCCTGACAGGGGCCTCTGTCTGCGACAGGGGCTACGCACTTTCCCTGGAGAAGATGAACCGAATCATTGACATTGACGTCAAGAGGAGAAGGGCCCTGGTTCAACCCGGGGTGATCACGGAGGATTTCAGAAAGGCCGTGGCTGAGGCCGGACTGTTCTATCCCTTGGATCCCACAAGCGCCGGGGAATGCACCATCGGCGGGAACGTGGCAACGAATGCATCCGGGTCCGGCACCTTGAAGTACGGCAGCACCGGGGACTGGGTGCGAAGAGTCCGGGTTGTGGATGGACTGGGGAGGCTCGTCGAGGCGGGGAGGAATGCTTCCGAGAAGCATAGCGCAGGATATGGTGCCCTGGTTCATCCTTTGCGTCTTTTCCTGGGATCGGAAGGCACCCTCGGAATCGTCACCGAAATCGAATTTGCCTTGCATCCCCGGCCCCCTGAATCATTTCTCGTCATGGTTTTCTTTATGGGAATCGAGGACGCATTGAACTTCGTAATCGAGGCCCGTGAGAGTAGAAAGTATTCTCCAAGAAGCATGGAGTTCCTGGATGAAGCCTGCCTGGAAATTCTGCGGCCCAGAGCCGAAGGAATATCCATTCCCGGGGAGGCCCGTGTCATGCTCTACTTTGAACAGGAATACCGTGACGAGGAGGACAGGGAAAAGAGACTCGAAAATTGGCTTCGGTTGATCGAGCGCTATACAAGGCTGGATCAGGACACCCAGGTAGCCCTAAGTGACCGCCAGAAGAGACACCTGCTTGATCTTCGCCACCATGTCCCCCAGGCAATGAACGAGGAGAGCGCCCGGGCTGTCAGGAACGGTGGATGCAAGATTTCAACTGACTGGGCTGTGCCTTACCGCAGGTTGCCGGAACTGTTCACATACTACGATAGCATCAAAGATCTTCTCGGCGATATGCTCGTTGTTCGGTTCGCTCATCTTGGAGAAGGCCATCCTCACTTCAATTTCATCGCCAGGAATGAAATGGAGAAACAGGTGGCGGAGCATGTGGATTTCCTCCTGGCGAGGAAGGCGGTTGAACTGGGAGGTACGGTGGCAGGAGAGCACGGGATCGGTAAGATGAAACGAGAGCACTTGTCCCTTGAATACCCCGAGAGGGTGATCGAGGCGATGAAGGCCATAAAAAAGGTCTTTGATCCGAAAGGGATTCTTGCGCCCGGAAACATCTTTCCATAGGATCCTCCGGTTTCAGCCTACCGGTTGCAGCCAGTCTTTAAAGCGCTCATCACGGGAATTGCAGATATCATCCATAAGCTTCATTATATCTCTTGTAATGGGCCCGGGCGCTTCTCCAAGCATCCTGTCTTCTATCCTTTTGACCGGGAGAACCTTTATGCCGGTATGGCACACAAAGATTTCGTCTGCCCTTATCAAGTCTTCAGGCAAAATTTGTTCTTCGGATGTTTGAATTCCAATCGCAGGGGCTGCTTCGAGGATGGACATTCTGGTGATGCCAGAGAGGATATTCCCCAGTGGAGGGGTCTTAAGTATACCGCCCTTGATCATAAAGACTGATTCAATAGATCCCTCTGCAACATAACCTTCAGTGGTCAATAATATACCGAGATCAAAACCTCGGCTTACGGCGTCCTTACGGGCCAGCATACCGTTCAGGTAATTGGAACAGGCCTTTGCTTCTACGGGTACTGTTGCCGGGTGTATTTTACGCCATTTGCTGAAGCAGATATCAATGGGTTCCGCTTGGTCGAGACCCAGATCGTGGGTTGCCGGGATTCCGCAGATAGCAAGATCGAGTTTGGAGTCCAGGACCAGAGAGATGATCGCTTCTTCACCGTAGTAAGCCAGGACCTTTATGAGGCCTCGACTGATGTTATTCACTTTTACTGAATCCGACACCGCCCTTGCCACTTCCTCCTTCGTATAGGCCATTTCCATGCCCAGGAGTTCGGCACTCCCGAAAAGACGCTCGAGGTGCTTATCCATCCTGAATGCCGTCGGACCTTTCGGACCCGGGTGAATTCCGAATACATCGAAAATGGCCGATCCTCGGCTGAAGCCATGAGAAAGTACATGTACATTCGCCTGTTCCCAGGGTACCATTTTGCCGTTCATCCATACCTGCAAATGATTAAACATTTCTTTCTCCTTAACTGTTTCCTGGATTTCTAAACGTTATGTAATGTTTCTTTATCCTAAACTGAGCGTTTCAAAATTTTGATGAGATCCTTTTTTGAAACCCTCAGTTCAGGTTTATGCTTCCTGAGGGCGTCAGGGTCCCATCACCAGTTGAGGCAACCACAGGGAAATCCCGGGAACGAAGGTAACGAGCAAAAGAACAGGCAAGCTCCCAAAGATAAGGAAAGGGAGACGGTCCTTTACAAACGCCGATACCGGAACTCCCGAAACCCTGGCATCGGGGTGTCACTAGAAATCGACCTGTGCGCAGCCCATTCCAAAGGCCTCCGCTACGGCGGGATAACAAATCTGGCCGTTCATCAGGTTAAGCCCTTTTTTCAGCGCCGCATCCTCGGCCATAGCCTTTTCAAACCCCTTGTCGGCAATCGCCAGACCGTAGGCCAGTGTTACGTTTGTGAGGGCTATGGTGGAAGTACGGGGCACGGCTCCCGGCATGTTGGCAACGCAATAATGGACCACGCCTTCTTCGATGAAAGTGGGATCTTCATGGGTGGTGGGATGGGAGGTTTCACAACATCCGCCCTGATCAACTGAAATATCTACTATGGCCGAGCCAGGCATCATGCGCCTGACGATCTCCCTTGTGATCAGTTTTGGTGCCTTGGCACCTGGGATCAATACGGAGCAGATGACAAGGTGGCTATTCAGGCATTCTTCCTCGATATTGGCCGGATCGGACATGATAGTCACCAAACGTGAATCGGTGATGTCATCCAGATAGCGAAGGCGTAAGGGGTTATTGTCCAGAATGGAGACTTGGGCACCGAACCCAACCGCTACCTCTGCTGCTGAAAACCCTGCGACACCTCCGCCGATGATCGTAACACTGGCAGGGCGGACTCCTGAGACACCGGAAAGCAAGATACCCATGCCCCCATTCTTGGCTTCAAGGCTGAACGCCCCCATTTGGATAGATAACCGCCCGGCGACCTCGCTCATTGGAGAGAGAAGCGGCAGGGATCCATCATCCAGTTGAACCGTCTCATAGGCTATCCCTACTATTTTTCTGTCGAGGAGTTTTTGGGTTAATTCCTTGTCTGCGGCAAGATGGAGGTAGGTGTAAAGGATCTGTCCGGGTCTCATTCGATCAAATTCCGGGTCTATAGGCTCCTTTACTTTGATAATCATCTCCGATTCGGCCCAAACAACTTCGGGGTTGTCCAGAATCGCCGCCCCTGCTTTTGCATATTCCTCGTCCCTGAAACCGGACCCCAATCCAGCTCTCTTTTCGACAAATACCTGGTGTCCATGATCAGTAAAGGCCTTTACCCCTGCCGGAGTAACCGCCACCCTTTTTTCTGCAGACTTGATCTCCTTGGGAACGCCTATTTTCATGAGTTTTCCTCCTTCCTTTGCAACTCCAGATGATATTTCGATTCCTGCCTTTCAGCCTGATTAGAAAAGTCGTTCATAGCCCGTTAATGTCCCATTCCGGGGATGGGAGAACCTTGGGCCTTCATGTGAAGATTTTTGTTGGATCGTTTTTTGAGTAGGGTTCAAGGATTCAAGGGGTCCAGGGTTCGAGTGAGAAATCGGGATTTAAGGAAAGATGATTTTCACTTGACCCCTTGAACCCTCGACCCCTTGACCCCTAAAACAATCGTCTTCAGCCGATGTAGTTTAATTGCCTATTCCGTCCAGAGACTTGGTTTCAGCAAAAACCATAAAGTTTTCACCGAAAAGGGTTTGAGGGGAGTTTTTATTATTGTAATATGTAGAAATGGTATTACCATAAGGCTATTAGTAAAGTCAAATAAAAATTGAGAGCCCTTTGAAAAACGTCCTCTTTTGCCCAATCTTCCGCCTTCGCTCTGGCTACGGCGTGACAAGCGGCGTCAGGCTCAAACCGGGGACCCACCCGTTGGGTGGGGAGTCCAAGTGAAACGCGGACAAATTTCAATCCTCGAAATACTTCAATGTATGGTGCCTCTGCCGCTTGGCCTTCCAAGCGGGGCGGTTGAATTTTTCGCCTTCCTTGACCTTGGGCAAAAGAAGACGTTTTTCAAAGGGCTCTTGGAATCAAGAACACGAGTTGTCAGGGCTTTTGCCGGGATCGGGTGTGGAGATGATCCGGGCCTAAAAAAGGACTTGCGGTATGAGTGTTATCCATCCAGGCTCTGGAATGGATAGATTGATGAGGAAGGAGGCCCTCCTTATTGTTAAATGTGACATTGGCTCCGTGTGTGAGGTCCGGACCTTTCGAGTGCAATAGTCAAGTAAATCGAGCTCTAGACTGAGTCTCTACAATGGCATATTGGCATTGCTCGTTACGAAAGTCCGCCAATTTTAGGTGGAAGTTGCTTTGGATCCCCTCACCACTGTCATTTACCTTGGACGGGTAGCTGTTTTTACCAGACAGGACAGTATCAGCCGTCAGGATCCTTTGGTAGCGTCGATGGCATCAACTACTAAAAAGACCATAGACTCCAGAAATTTTTCGAACTCCTCCTCTGTTTCCATGGCGCTATATTTCCCTTCTTCGATTCTATCCCTGATCGCCCTTAGCCGCTCACTGGACATACCGAACTCATCCAGAATGTCTATGAGCCTGCTGGCCGTGTCCACCAGCCGAAACGGCCCGTAGCGGGCGGGTTCATCC
Encoded proteins:
- the ald gene encoding alanine dehydrogenase, which gives rise to MKIGVPKEIKSAEKRVAVTPAGVKAFTDHGHQVFVEKRAGLGSGFRDEEYAKAGAAILDNPEVVWAESEMIIKVKEPIDPEFDRMRPGQILYTYLHLAADKELTQKLLDRKIVGIAYETVQLDDGSLPLLSPMSEVAGRLSIQMGAFSLEAKNGGMGILLSGVSGVRPASVTIIGGGVAGFSAAEVAVGFGAQVSILDNNPLRLRYLDDITDSRLVTIMSDPANIEEECLNSHLVICSVLIPGAKAPKLITREIVRRMMPGSAIVDISVDQGGCCETSHPTTHEDPTFIEEGVVHYCVANMPGAVPRTSTIALTNVTLAYGLAIADKGFEKAMAEDAALKKGLNLMNGQICYPAVAEAFGMGCAQVDF
- a CDS encoding FAD-binding oxidoreductase — its product is MDIVTDPDILSAYNQDALGLQGNFEGVFRPSREEEIIEFLGQCAAEGKCVTAQGLRSSLTGASVCDRGYALSLEKMNRIIDIDVKRRRALVQPGVITEDFRKAVAEAGLFYPLDPTSAGECTIGGNVATNASGSGTLKYGSTGDWVRRVRVVDGLGRLVEAGRNASEKHSAGYGALVHPLRLFLGSEGTLGIVTEIEFALHPRPPESFLVMVFFMGIEDALNFVIEARESRKYSPRSMEFLDEACLEILRPRAEGISIPGEARVMLYFEQEYRDEEDREKRLENWLRLIERYTRLDQDTQVALSDRQKRHLLDLRHHVPQAMNEESARAVRNGGCKISTDWAVPYRRLPELFTYYDSIKDLLGDMLVVRFAHLGEGHPHFNFIARNEMEKQVAEHVDFLLARKAVELGGTVAGEHGIGKMKREHLSLEYPERVIEAMKAIKKVFDPKGILAPGNIFP
- a CDS encoding MFS transporter, whose product is MKDEGFVKPATRSWRWFVFGIASSNFFLSQFYRASNAVIAPQLIRDLSLSTEELGLLSAAFFYAFALTQIPISMTLDRIGPRRLMTGLSLLGIAGALIFSLADSMAWGLIGRLLLGVGMACNLMGTFKLLTTWFGPERFATLSGIVFSIGTAGNMSATTPLVLMVDRLGWRGGFQLIAAVNLLIVLVFFLLVRDRPEEEISSDAPVPEGKPSPRGIWGDLPRLFRRRDYWIISFGTFVSYGVFSAFQNLWAGPFLMDVLKFSPVKSGNAIFLLNLGMLLGGPLMGAASDRVFHGRKWVVILGHVFLSFTVLSLAGLPVESGFVLVAGLFLGFGLFRASGLLMYPHIKDLMPIEMAGTAMTGINFFTMIGSAAFLHGLGSLMQALYPGASRGHDAFQAAFILCGVCLLGVVVLYCFTRESGKTGAQSSMFKAARE
- a CDS encoding aminotransferase class IV, encoding MFNHLQVWMNGKMVPWEQANVHVLSHGFSRGSAIFDVFGIHPGPKGPTAFRMDKHLERLFGSAELLGMEMAYTKEEVARAVSDSVKVNNISRGLIKVLAYYGEEAIISLVLDSKLDLAICGIPATHDLGLDQAEPIDICFSKWRKIHPATVPVEAKACSNYLNGMLARKDAVSRGFDLGILLTTEGYVAEGSIESVFMIKGGILKTPPLGNILSGITRMSILEAAPAIGIQTSEEQILPEDLIRADEIFVCHTGIKVLPVKRIEDRMLGEAPGPITRDIMKLMDDICNSRDERFKDWLQPVG